A portion of the Symphalangus syndactylus isolate Jambi chromosome 13, NHGRI_mSymSyn1-v2.1_pri, whole genome shotgun sequence genome contains these proteins:
- the LOC129460209 gene encoding uncharacterized protein isoform X2, with product MGWFRPTQKACWAHSKAWLRPREGWPPADAASQSPPPACRELHALWLSSSTVIHLLEKAYEAVNHALHLLQVEGSGGGVLRVRNELAPTTSPFSHHPPPMTRPRIQCSSSIPTSTRPSDAHLLADLLCLDQRQFSYFLSSRGAAPYRRPSCLVSRPSLGAAEAHQEVLEDVALRQHWAAGRVAHPADRALPVLGDEVLLEAAHGPLLRHHHHHCPDCPGCHERAAEAMAVGHACNQACTGC from the exons ATGGGCTGGTTCAGGCCCACCCAGAAGGCCTGCTGGGCCCACTCCAAAGCCTGGCTGAGGCCACGGGAGGGCTGGCCCCCTGCTGATGCTGCTTCTCAAAGCCCCCCACCTGCTTGCCGTGAACTCCATGCCCTGTGGCTGAGCAGCAGCACCGTCATCCACCTTCTTGAGAAAGCCTATGAAGCTGTCAATCATGCTCTCCACCTCCTGCAGGTCGAGGGCAGTGGTGGTGGCGTGCTCAGGGTCAGGAACGAGCTGGCACCCACCACGTCACCTTTCTCGCACCACCCACCTCCCATGACCAGGCCACGTATCCAGTGTTCATCTTCGATACCCACATCCACTCGCCCAAGTGATGCCCACCTTCTCGCTGACCTGCTCTGCTTGGATCAGAggcagttttcttattttctttcctcaagAGGTGCTGCGCCATACAGAAGGCCTTCTTGCCTTGTTTCCAGGCCTTCTCTTGGTGCCGCTGAGGCACATCAGGAAGTGCTGGAGGACGTGGCACTGCGCCAGCACTGGGCGGCCGGCCGTGTAGCTCATCCCGCAGATCGTGCTCTTCCTGTGCTTGGAGATGAAGTCCTCCTGGAAGCAGCCCATGGCCCACTTCTCAG gcatcatcaccatcactgccCTGACTGTCCTGGTTGCCACGAAAGAGCTGCTGAGGCCATGGCTGTCGGGCACGCCTGCAATCAAGCCTGCACCGGCTGCTGA
- the LOC129460209 gene encoding uncharacterized protein isoform X1: MGWFRPTQKACWAHSKAWLRPREGWPPADAASQSPPPACRELHALWLSSSTVIHLLEKAYEAVNHALHLLQVEGSGGGVLRVRNELAPTTSPFSHHPPPMTRPRIQCSSSIPTSTRPSDAHLLADLLCLDQRQFSYFLSSRGAAPYRRPSCLVSRPSLGAAEAHQEVLEDVALRQHWAAGRVAHPADRALPVLGDEVLLEAAHGPLLRAQRLAKHKNSLPDLTGGEAVETAPHGGQAVATTGA; this comes from the exons ATGGGCTGGTTCAGGCCCACCCAGAAGGCCTGCTGGGCCCACTCCAAAGCCTGGCTGAGGCCACGGGAGGGCTGGCCCCCTGCTGATGCTGCTTCTCAAAGCCCCCCACCTGCTTGCCGTGAACTCCATGCCCTGTGGCTGAGCAGCAGCACCGTCATCCACCTTCTTGAGAAAGCCTATGAAGCTGTCAATCATGCTCTCCACCTCCTGCAGGTCGAGGGCAGTGGTGGTGGCGTGCTCAGGGTCAGGAACGAGCTGGCACCCACCACGTCACCTTTCTCGCACCACCCACCTCCCATGACCAGGCCACGTATCCAGTGTTCATCTTCGATACCCACATCCACTCGCCCAAGTGATGCCCACCTTCTCGCTGACCTGCTCTGCTTGGATCAGAggcagttttcttattttctttcctcaagAGGTGCTGCGCCATACAGAAGGCCTTCTTGCCTTGTTTCCAGGCCTTCTCTTGGTGCCGCTGAGGCACATCAGGAAGTGCTGGAGGACGTGGCACTGCGCCAGCACTGGGCGGCCGGCCGTGTAGCTCATCCCGCAGATCGTGCTCTTCCTGTGCTTGGAGATGAAGTCCTCCTGGAAGCAGCCCATGGCCCACTTCTCAG AGCCCAACGCCTCGCCAAGCACAAGAACTCCCTGCCTGACTTGACAGGTGGGGAAGCGGTTGAGACTGCGCCTCATGGTGGCCAAGCTGTTGCCACCACGGGGGCCTAG